One genomic window of Litoribacterium kuwaitense includes the following:
- a CDS encoding helix-turn-helix domain-containing protein: MVKKREIAPPPPPSKLVAGHFVNKNEDYHCFRPSGAKNWLLIVSLEGEGEIEIDGMWKSVSRAQAILIPPGFRHAYQTAQGKTWSFLWCHFSQRESWRPWFYHIFSNQAIELSHIQDERLLSQVEAAFFRLFKRQLLTKRFNEELSQNALVDILLLLGEAKTQDSEKVLDSRIQEVLEIFASSYAKKHSLESLGKKVRLSPSRLGHLFKEQVGMSCMEKLQHIRLEQAAKLLLFTEQSIAEISDAVGFTSQSQFSTQFSKYYHCSPSHFRKHRS, translated from the coding sequence ATGGTTAAAAAACGCGAGATTGCGCCCCCACCCCCCCCAAGCAAGCTCGTTGCGGGGCATTTTGTCAATAAAAATGAAGACTACCATTGCTTTCGACCGAGCGGTGCCAAAAACTGGCTTCTGATCGTTTCATTAGAGGGAGAAGGAGAAATTGAAATCGATGGCATGTGGAAGAGCGTTTCGAGAGCGCAGGCGATCTTGATTCCTCCTGGCTTTCGCCATGCTTATCAAACAGCCCAAGGGAAGACATGGTCTTTTTTATGGTGTCATTTTTCGCAAAGAGAATCGTGGCGGCCGTGGTTCTATCATATCTTTTCAAACCAAGCCATTGAGTTGTCACATATTCAGGATGAAAGACTCCTATCACAAGTCGAAGCAGCGTTTTTTCGGTTGTTTAAACGGCAACTGCTGACAAAACGTTTTAATGAAGAACTATCTCAAAATGCGCTCGTTGACATTTTACTGCTTTTAGGAGAAGCCAAAACACAAGATTCAGAGAAAGTGCTGGACAGCCGGATCCAAGAAGTTTTGGAAATATTTGCTTCCTCCTATGCCAAAAAACATTCATTGGAAAGTCTTGGAAAAAAAGTGCGTTTATCCCCTTCTCGTTTAGGGCATTTGTTTAAAGAACAGGTCGGTATGTCCTGTATGGAGAAGCTGCAGCACATTCGCTTGGAGCAGGCTGCTAAGCTCCTGCTGTTCACAGAACAATCGATTGCGGAAATTTCCGATGCTGTCGGATTCACATCACAAAGCCAATTTTCAACTCAGTTCTCCAAGTATTATCACTGCTCCCCAAGCCACTTCAGGAAACATCGTTCATAA